AGCTACACCTCGCGGGTCGTCCTGGATAACGATAGCCGCGTGCTGCTGCTGGCGGGCCGCCTGAACGCGGGCAAATCCGGCCAGCGCACGCTGCCGCTGGCCAGCGACGCGACGCTGGCGGGCGACCGTCCGATCGCCCTCTCCTTCGAATGCGCGCCGCCGGAATGAGTCCTCGCGCGCGACCGGGCGCCCGGCGTGCCGTCACGCCCCGCGACGCGCCGCCACCCTGGAATGGCACGGGCTGAAACCACGCATGCAATCGCTATCCTGACGCAAAGGCATCCATGTCCGACATAGGCCGTATCGATCTCTTCGGCAAACTCGATCCCCTGCTTTACCAGGGCCTGGAAAGCGCGACCGCGTTCTGCAAGCTGCGCGGCAACCCCTATGTCGAACTGGTCCATTGGGTGCACCAGCTGCTGCAGCGCCAGGACGGCGACGTGCAACGCATCGCTCATCGTTTCGAGCTGGATCCGGACCGCCTGCAAGCGGATCTGACGGGTGCGCTGGAACAACTGCCGCGCGGCGCGGGCTCGGTATCCGACCTGTCGGAACATATCGACCATGCCGTCGAGCGTTCGTGGATACTGGCATCGCTGCGCTACGGCCGCGCCCGCATCCGCGGCGGCGACCTGATGCTGGCGCTCGTCAAGACCTACGCGCTGCGCAACGTGCTGCTGGGCATGTCGCCGCAGTTCGCGCGCATCGTGCCGGACGTGCTGCTGGACGAGCTCGATGCCATCGTGGCGGGCTCGCCCGAGGACGCGGCCGAGCCGGCGCAAGCCGCCGGCGGCGCGGCGGACGGCGCGGCCGCGCCCGGTACCCGCGGGCAGGCCCTGGCGCGCTATGCCGTCGACCTGACCGCGCGCGCGGCCGCCGGCGAGATCGACCCGGTGACCGGCCGCGACGAGGAAATCCGCCAGATCGTCGATATCCTGATGCGGCGTCGGCAGAACAATCCGCTGCTGGCCGGCGAGGCCGGCGTGGGCAAGACGGCGGTGGTCGAAGGCCTGGCCCTGCGCCTGGCGGCGGGCGACGTGCCGCCCGCGCTGCGCCACGTCTCGCTGTACCTGCTGGACCTGGGCCTGTTGCAGGCGGGCGCCGGCGTCAAGGGCGAATTCGAACAGCGCCTGCGCGCCATCATCGATGACGTCCAGGCCAGCGAAAAACCCATCGTGCTGTTCATCGACGAAATCCATACCTTGATCGGCGCCGGCGGCGCGGCCGGTACGGGAGACGCGGCCAACCTGCTCAAGCCCGTTCTGGCGCGCGGCCAGCTGCGCACCATCGGCGCCACCACCTGGTCCGAGTACAAGAAGTACATCGAAAAAGACCCCGCGCTGACGCGCCGCTTCCAGGTCGTGCAGGTGCACGAGCCGGACGAATCGCGCGCGCTGGACATGCTGCGCGGCCTGGCCGGCACGCTGCAGCGCCATCACAACGTGCTGTTGCTGGACGAGGCCATCGACGCCGCCGTCAAGCTCTCGCATCGCTACATCCCCGCGCGCCAGTTGCCGGACAAGGCCGTGGCGCTGCTGGATACCGCCTGCGCGCGCGTCGCGGTCAGCCAGCATGCCGTGGCGCCCGCGCTGGAGGATGCGCGCCGCCGCATCCAGATCCTGGAGATCGAACGGGACATCGCCGACCGCGAAGCCCGCCTGGGCATCGGCCCGGAGGCGCGCATCCTGGACCTGGACACGCGGCTGGCCGAGGCACGCGATGCCGAAGCCGTCCTGGCGTCGCGCTGGGAAGAAGAGCGCGCGCTGGGCGCCGGCCTGCTGGCCCTGCGTGCCGGCCTGGAAGATGCCGCCACGCCGGCGGACCGCGGCGCGGACCTGCGCGGGCAGCTGGCCCGCGCGCAGGACGCGCTGGCCAAGGTGCAGGGCGATGCCCCCATGGTGCATCCGGCCGTCACCGCCGCCGCCGTGGCCGCGGTGGTCGCGGACTGGACGGGCATCCCGGTGGGCCGCATGGTGCGGGACGAAGCGCGCGCCGTGCTGGACCTGGCCGCCACGCTGGAGCGCCGCGTCATCGGCCAGCGCCACGCGCTGGATACGGTGGCGCGCCGTGTGCAGACCTCGCGCGCGCGCCTGACCGATCCGGGCAAGCCGGTGGGCGTATTCCTGCTGTGCGGGCCCAGCGGCGTCGGCAAGACGGAAACCGCGCTGGCGCTGGCCGAGGCGCTATACGGCGGAGAACAGAACCTGATCTCGATCAACATGAGCGAGTTCCAGGAACCGCACACCGTCTCCACCCTGAAGGGCGCGCCGCCCGGCTACGTGGGCTATGGCGAGGGCGGCGTGCTGACCGAGGCGGTGCGGCGGCGGCCGTACAGCGTGGTGCTGCTGGACGAGATCGAGAAAGCCCACGCGGACGTGCACGAGATCTTCTTCCAGGTGTTCGACAAGGGCTGGATGGAAGACGGCGAAGGGCGCCACATCGATTTCCGCAACACCATCATCCTGCTGACCTCCAATGTGGGTGCCGACCTGATCGCGCGGCTGTGCCGGGATCCGCAGCTGGCCCCCGATGCCGAGGGCCTGGCATCCGCGCTGCGCGAACCGCTGCTGCGCGTATTTCCCGCCGCGCTGCTGGGACGCCTGGCGGTGGTGCCCTATCTGCCCTTGAGCGACGCCATGCTGAAGGGCGTGGTCGACCTGCAGTTCGACCGCATCCGCCGGCGCCTGATGGACAACCACGGCATCGCGCTGACCGTGTCGCCGCGCGCCACCGCCCTGGTCGCCGAACGCTGCACCGAAGTGGAATCCGGCGCACGCATGGTCGACGCGATCCTGACCAACAGCGTGCTGCCGCGCATCAGCCACGCACTGCTATCCGCCTCGACGCAGGAGCGCGGCATCGGCGCCATCGCGCTGGATGCCGCCGATGGCGAATTCACCTACGAGTACGCATGATGAAGAAGTCCTCCTTCCTATCCGTCCTGCTGGCCGCGTCCGCGTCGATCGCGGGCTGCGCGACGACCAGCCCCGCCCAACAGCAGGCCCTGGCCCAGGTGCGCGAGCAATACCTGGCCGGCGACTACGGCGGCGTGATCCGCACCGTGGCGACGTCGGAAACCCTGGCCGAGG
Above is a genomic segment from Bordetella genomosp. 11 containing:
- the tssH gene encoding type VI secretion system ATPase TssH, with translation MSDIGRIDLFGKLDPLLYQGLESATAFCKLRGNPYVELVHWVHQLLQRQDGDVQRIAHRFELDPDRLQADLTGALEQLPRGAGSVSDLSEHIDHAVERSWILASLRYGRARIRGGDLMLALVKTYALRNVLLGMSPQFARIVPDVLLDELDAIVAGSPEDAAEPAQAAGGAADGAAAPGTRGQALARYAVDLTARAAAGEIDPVTGRDEEIRQIVDILMRRRQNNPLLAGEAGVGKTAVVEGLALRLAAGDVPPALRHVSLYLLDLGLLQAGAGVKGEFEQRLRAIIDDVQASEKPIVLFIDEIHTLIGAGGAAGTGDAANLLKPVLARGQLRTIGATTWSEYKKYIEKDPALTRRFQVVQVHEPDESRALDMLRGLAGTLQRHHNVLLLDEAIDAAVKLSHRYIPARQLPDKAVALLDTACARVAVSQHAVAPALEDARRRIQILEIERDIADREARLGIGPEARILDLDTRLAEARDAEAVLASRWEEERALGAGLLALRAGLEDAATPADRGADLRGQLARAQDALAKVQGDAPMVHPAVTAAAVAAVVADWTGIPVGRMVRDEARAVLDLAATLERRVIGQRHALDTVARRVQTSRARLTDPGKPVGVFLLCGPSGVGKTETALALAEALYGGEQNLISINMSEFQEPHTVSTLKGAPPGYVGYGEGGVLTEAVRRRPYSVVLLDEIEKAHADVHEIFFQVFDKGWMEDGEGRHIDFRNTIILLTSNVGADLIARLCRDPQLAPDAEGLASALREPLLRVFPAALLGRLAVVPYLPLSDAMLKGVVDLQFDRIRRRLMDNHGIALTVSPRATALVAERCTEVESGARMVDAILTNSVLPRISHALLSASTQERGIGAIALDAADGEFTYEYA